In Methanolacinia paynteri, the DNA window AGGATCAGACAGGATATTCAAAAGAGCAAAGATAATTCTTGAAAAAAATATTTAATTTTTCACATCAGGAACTTTTTATACAGAACCGGTAGCTTTAGCTTCGGCTTTATCCTCGTACTTCAGGATTCTTCTAAGATACGCCGAGGCCCACAGGTAGCCCACTACTCCGCCCAGGATATCTCCGGCGACAATTCCCCACCAGATTCCTGCCTGGCCGAGGTCGAAAACAAATGCAAACACCCATGCGAAGATCGAACTGAAGATCAGGCTCCTCAGCAGATTGATTATAAGGGAGTTTACACCTTTTCCTACCGCCTGGAACAATGATCCCGACATCATTCCCGGCGGGACGAATATGTAGAAGAAGCACATCGTCTGCAGGAAGGCGATGATGGTCGGAGCAATATGAGCCGATTCACCTGAATATGTAAAGATCAGCGTGATCTGGGGTGCAAACACCCACGTAATTACGGCAATAAACAGGGATATGATCAGGCCCAGTTTCAATGAGTAATAATAGGACTCATTCATTTTGCTATAGAGTCTGCCGCCGTATGCAGCTCCGGCGACGGCGACAAGTGAGGTTGCAATCGCTATCATGGGGATGATTGCAAACATTACAACTCTCCAACCGGTGGTATATACCGCAACGGCATCGGTTCCCCCGACTATAACGAGCATCCAGTTGATAATTATCATTAAAGCCGACATTATCACGAATTCAAGGCTTGCAGGAATCCCTACGGAAAGGATACCCTTGATAATTCCAAAATCGGGAGAAAAATCCTTAAATTTAAAACTGATATATGTGTCCTTTTTGACAAAGAACCAGTACAAAATTACCAGGCTTACTACGGCAACGGACAGTATCGTTGCAACTGCAGCTCCTGCAATTCCCATCCCCAAGGTATAGATGAATATCGGATCAAGGATCATATTCAGGACTGCCGAGATAGCCATCGCATACATCGTCCTCTTCGTATCCCCTTCCGCACGGAGTATTGAGTAGGAGATGTTCGAGAATATGAAGAATATGGTACCATAAAATATTATGCTCCCGTAATCGAGCGTAAGCCCTATAACGTCTCCTGCACCGAGCATGAGCAGGATCTGTTCTGCCAGGGGAACCAACAGTATTGTGAAGATAACCGATAGTACCAGAGCAAGGATCAATGAATGTATTGCAGCACTGT includes these proteins:
- a CDS encoding MATE family efflux transporter; this translates as MMQDENTVNSADPREEEITRGVSLLVGEPKAAIRSMAWPIFVAMFLLTMYNIVDAIWVAGISSDALAAIGFVTPVFMIVVGFGNGIGAGVTSLISRRIGSKDKKGADSAAIHSLILALVLSVIFTILLVPLAEQILLMLGAGDVIGLTLDYGSIIFYGTIFFIFSNISYSILRAEGDTKRTMYAMAISAVLNMILDPIFIYTLGMGIAGAAVATILSVAVVSLVILYWFFVKKDTYISFKFKDFSPDFGIIKGILSVGIPASLEFVIMSALMIIINWMLVIVGGTDAVAVYTTGWRVVMFAIIPMIAIATSLVAVAGAAYGGRLYSKMNESYYYSLKLGLIISLFIAVITWVFAPQITLIFTYSGESAHIAPTIIAFLQTMCFFYIFVPPGMMSGSLFQAVGKGVNSLIINLLRSLIFSSIFAWVFAFVFDLGQAGIWWGIVAGDILGGVVGYLWASAYLRRILKYEDKAEAKATGSV